In Citrus sinensis cultivar Valencia sweet orange chromosome 4, DVS_A1.0, whole genome shotgun sequence, one DNA window encodes the following:
- the LOC102609313 gene encoding probable ADP-ribosylation factor GTPase-activating protein AGD14 isoform X3 — MGSRKEEERNEKIIRGLMKLPPNRRCINCNSLGPQYVCTNFWTFVCMTCSGIHREFTHRVKSVSMSKFTSQEVEALQNGGNQRAREIYLKDWDFQRQRLPDNSNVNKVRDFIKNVYVDRRYAGGKTPDKPPKDTQGLGSHLDESRRASSYHSYSQSPPYDYQYEDRRYGKLGAVLTRKPGSDRGHYVGKISSLVHSPGRMSEQMFEDRFANEGSCSRISDYSVSSGGDPFRSGAQSPNFEKDAGFNSPPVQPSRDVSSLKANFKRDVDGIPHPKRTTSLGSMGSFDSNSVSLKSCNSGGLADVSEHDQAAGAPLDKISTFPQSHGPVNYGGLDLFEAPVVTETVPSTAPPIDLFQLPETSAASVNMSEISQASSVPSTNTYQPAQTSSPSSLNFFQITEQPSTAILNRNPQELSIPKNEGWATFDTPSSGASIPGTESLSHATVPANEGSSVKSDQFPSSNTSMQWPAFQNSGANGPSPSSDPWSGNLHIVQAPAVATSAQVVSAASDPWPGNLHNGEAPAIATNMQSWNAFDDFTSHLPSEGFKPNSEPHVDAYMPSPTPDQYLAIVSQHETNDDGNPRVASHDGPPNMTVPSQADMGPSYNPSMFPLMMRTHATEHKSTNPFDFPCDSDLEQNNMFLDMSSLQAALPNSELPSPFLGGATQSWFPQNPVSPFVQAAAQGGLAYMSGQSPSAQLANIPTQEPVASVGGNPFA, encoded by the exons ATGGGAAgtagaaaagaagaagagaggaaTGAGAAGATAATCAGAGGGCTCATGAAGTTGCCACCAAATCGACGCTGTATTAACTGCAACAGCTTG gGTCCTCAATATGTTTGTACCAACTTCTGGACTTTTGTTTGCATGACTTGCAGCGGAATACA TCGTGAGTTTACTCATCGTGTGAAGTCTGTATCCATGTCTAAGTTTACCTCCCAAGAAGTTGAAGCACTTCAAAATGGTGGTAATCAG CGTGCAAGGGAAATATATCTGAAGGATTGGGACTTCCAAAGGCAAAGATTGCCTGATAATAG CAATGTTAACAAGGTCCGAGATTTCATCAAGAATGTATATGTTGATAGAAGATATGCTGGAGGAAAGACCCCTGACAAGCCTCCAAAAGATACACAG GGCCTAGGCAGTCATTTAGACGAGTCAAGACGTGCCAGTTCTTATCATTCTTATTCTCAGAGTCCACCTTATGACTATCAATATGAAGACCGGCGTTACGGAAAACTTGGTGCTGTGCTTACTAGGAAACCAGGTTCAGATCGAGGCCACTACGTTGGGAAGATCTCTAGTCTTGTCCACAGTCCTGGTCGCATGAGTGAACAAATGTTTGAGGACAGGTTTGCAAATGAAGGCTCATGTTCTAGGATTTCTGACTACTCTGTGTCTAGTGGAGGTGATCCCTTCAGATCTGGTGCACAGTCTCCCAACTTTGAGAAGGATGCTGGATTCAACAGCCCACCTGTTCAGCCTTCAAGGGATGTGTCATCTTTGAAGGCAAACTTCAAGAGAGATGTAGATGGGATTCCACATCCAAAG AGAACCACATCCTTGGGAAGCATGGGATCATTTGATAGCAACTCCGTGTCTCTTAAGTCATGTAATTCAGGTGGCTTAGCTGATGTCTCTGAGCATGACCAAGCTGCTGGAGCTCCCCTGGACAAAATTTCTACTTTCCCACAATCTCATGGTCCTGTGAATTATGGTGGCTTGGACCTTTTTGAGGCTCCAGTTGTAACAGAAACAGTTCCCTCTACTGCACCACCAATTGATTTGTTTCAGCTACCAGAAACATCAGCAGCTTCTGTAAATATGTCTGAAATATCCCAAGCATCTTCAGTTCCATCTACTAATACATATCAACCTGCCCAAACTTCTTCGCCTTCATCTTTGAACTTTTTTCAGATTACTGAGCAGCCATCCACTGCAATCCTGAATAGAAACCCGCAGGAGTTATCTATCCCTAAAAATGAAGGATGGGCAACATTTGATACTCCTTCGTCTGGAGCATCAATTCCAGGAACTGAAAGTCTTTCTCATGCTACGGTGCCTGCTAATGAAGGTTCTTCGGTGAAATCTGACCAATTTCCATCCTCCAATACAAGTATGCAGTGGCCAGCATTTCAAAATTCTGGTGCTAACGGACCATCTCCATCATCTGATCCATGGTCTGGTAATTTGCACATTGTTCAGGCTCCTGCTGTTGCAACTAGCGCGCAGGTAGTATCTGCAGCATCTGATCCATGGCCTGGAAATTTGCACAATGGTGAAGCCCCTGCAATTGCAACAAACATGCAG TCATGGAATGCTTTTGATGATTTCACCAGCCATCTTCCCTCGGAGGGTTTTAAGCCAAATAGTGAACCCCATGTAGATGCGTACATGCCTTCACCAACTCCAGATCAGTATTTGGCAATAGTTTCCCAG CATGAGACTAATGATGATGGAAATCCGAGAGTTGCCTCCCATGATGGACCCCCCAACATGACGGTACCATCTCAGGCTGACATGGGCCCATCTTATAACCCATCAATGTTTCCTCTAATG ATGCGGACACATGCAACTGAACATAAGTCAACAAATCCATTTGATTTTCCTTGTGATTCTGATTTGGAGCAGAATAATATG TTCTTGGACATGAGCTCTCTGCAAGCTGCACTTCCAAATTCAGAGTTGCCATCCCCCTTCCTTGGTGGTGCAACTCAATCATGGTTTCCTCAAAATCCAGTGAGTCCTTTTGTCCAGGCAGCAGCCCAAG GTGGCTTAGCGTACATGTCAGGACAATCACCATCAGCACAATTAGC GAATATTCCTACACAAGAACCTGTTGCTTCAGTTGGAGGAAATCCTTTCGCATAA
- the LOC102609313 gene encoding probable ADP-ribosylation factor GTPase-activating protein AGD14 isoform X4, with protein sequence MGSRKEEERNEKIIRGLMKLPPNRRCINCNSLGPQYVCTNFWTFVCMTCSGIHREFTHRVKSVSMSKFTSQEVEALQNGGNQRAREIYLKDWDFQRQRLPDNSNVNKVRDFIKNVYVDRRYAGGKTPDKPPKDTQGLGSHLDESRRASSYHSYSQSPPYDYQYEDRRYGKLGAVLTRKPGSDRGHYVGKISSLVHSPGRMSEQMFEDRFANEGSCSRISDYSVSSGGDPFRSGAQSPNFEKDAGFNSPPVQPSRDVSSLKANFKRDVDGIPHPKRTTSLGSMGSFDSNSVSLKSCNSGGLADVSEHDQAAGAPLDKISTFPQSHGPVNYGGLDLFEAPVVTETVPSTAPPIDLFQLPETSAASVNMSEISQASSVPSTNTYQPAQTSSPSSLNFFQITEQPSTAILNRNPQELSIPKNEGWATFDTPSSGASIPGTESLSHATVPANEGSSVKSDQFPSSNTSMQWPAFQNSGANGPSPSSDPWSGNLHIVQAPAVATSAQVVSAASDPWPGNLHNGEAPAIATNMQSWNAFDDFTSHLPSEGFKPNSEPHVDAYMPSPTPDQYLAIVSQETNDDGNPRVASHDGPPNMTVPSQADMGPSYNPSMFPLMMRTHATEHKSTNPFDFPCDSDLEQNNMFLDMSSLQAALPNSELPSPFLGGATQSWFPQNPVSPFVQAAAQGGLAYMSGQSPSAQLANIPTQEPVASVGGNPFA encoded by the exons ATGGGAAgtagaaaagaagaagagaggaaTGAGAAGATAATCAGAGGGCTCATGAAGTTGCCACCAAATCGACGCTGTATTAACTGCAACAGCTTG gGTCCTCAATATGTTTGTACCAACTTCTGGACTTTTGTTTGCATGACTTGCAGCGGAATACA TCGTGAGTTTACTCATCGTGTGAAGTCTGTATCCATGTCTAAGTTTACCTCCCAAGAAGTTGAAGCACTTCAAAATGGTGGTAATCAG CGTGCAAGGGAAATATATCTGAAGGATTGGGACTTCCAAAGGCAAAGATTGCCTGATAATAG CAATGTTAACAAGGTCCGAGATTTCATCAAGAATGTATATGTTGATAGAAGATATGCTGGAGGAAAGACCCCTGACAAGCCTCCAAAAGATACACAG GGCCTAGGCAGTCATTTAGACGAGTCAAGACGTGCCAGTTCTTATCATTCTTATTCTCAGAGTCCACCTTATGACTATCAATATGAAGACCGGCGTTACGGAAAACTTGGTGCTGTGCTTACTAGGAAACCAGGTTCAGATCGAGGCCACTACGTTGGGAAGATCTCTAGTCTTGTCCACAGTCCTGGTCGCATGAGTGAACAAATGTTTGAGGACAGGTTTGCAAATGAAGGCTCATGTTCTAGGATTTCTGACTACTCTGTGTCTAGTGGAGGTGATCCCTTCAGATCTGGTGCACAGTCTCCCAACTTTGAGAAGGATGCTGGATTCAACAGCCCACCTGTTCAGCCTTCAAGGGATGTGTCATCTTTGAAGGCAAACTTCAAGAGAGATGTAGATGGGATTCCACATCCAAAG AGAACCACATCCTTGGGAAGCATGGGATCATTTGATAGCAACTCCGTGTCTCTTAAGTCATGTAATTCAGGTGGCTTAGCTGATGTCTCTGAGCATGACCAAGCTGCTGGAGCTCCCCTGGACAAAATTTCTACTTTCCCACAATCTCATGGTCCTGTGAATTATGGTGGCTTGGACCTTTTTGAGGCTCCAGTTGTAACAGAAACAGTTCCCTCTACTGCACCACCAATTGATTTGTTTCAGCTACCAGAAACATCAGCAGCTTCTGTAAATATGTCTGAAATATCCCAAGCATCTTCAGTTCCATCTACTAATACATATCAACCTGCCCAAACTTCTTCGCCTTCATCTTTGAACTTTTTTCAGATTACTGAGCAGCCATCCACTGCAATCCTGAATAGAAACCCGCAGGAGTTATCTATCCCTAAAAATGAAGGATGGGCAACATTTGATACTCCTTCGTCTGGAGCATCAATTCCAGGAACTGAAAGTCTTTCTCATGCTACGGTGCCTGCTAATGAAGGTTCTTCGGTGAAATCTGACCAATTTCCATCCTCCAATACAAGTATGCAGTGGCCAGCATTTCAAAATTCTGGTGCTAACGGACCATCTCCATCATCTGATCCATGGTCTGGTAATTTGCACATTGTTCAGGCTCCTGCTGTTGCAACTAGCGCGCAGGTAGTATCTGCAGCATCTGATCCATGGCCTGGAAATTTGCACAATGGTGAAGCCCCTGCAATTGCAACAAACATGCAG TCATGGAATGCTTTTGATGATTTCACCAGCCATCTTCCCTCGGAGGGTTTTAAGCCAAATAGTGAACCCCATGTAGATGCGTACATGCCTTCACCAACTCCAGATCAGTATTTGGCAATAGTTTCCCAGG AGACTAATGATGATGGAAATCCGAGAGTTGCCTCCCATGATGGACCCCCCAACATGACGGTACCATCTCAGGCTGACATGGGCCCATCTTATAACCCATCAATGTTTCCTCTAATG ATGCGGACACATGCAACTGAACATAAGTCAACAAATCCATTTGATTTTCCTTGTGATTCTGATTTGGAGCAGAATAATATG TTCTTGGACATGAGCTCTCTGCAAGCTGCACTTCCAAATTCAGAGTTGCCATCCCCCTTCCTTGGTGGTGCAACTCAATCATGGTTTCCTCAAAATCCAGTGAGTCCTTTTGTCCAGGCAGCAGCCCAAG GTGGCTTAGCGTACATGTCAGGACAATCACCATCAGCACAATTAGC GAATATTCCTACACAAGAACCTGTTGCTTCAGTTGGAGGAAATCCTTTCGCATAA
- the LOC102609313 gene encoding probable ADP-ribosylation factor GTPase-activating protein AGD14 isoform X1 has translation MGSRKEEERNEKIIRGLMKLPPNRRCINCNSLGPQYVCTNFWTFVCMTCSGIHREFTHRVKSVSMSKFTSQEVEALQNGGNQRAREIYLKDWDFQRQRLPDNSNVNKVRDFIKNVYVDRRYAGGKTPDKPPKDTQGLGSHLDESRRASSYHSYSQSPPYDYQYEDRRYGKLGAVLTRKPGSDRGHYVGKISSLVHSPGRMSEQMFEDRFANEGSCSRISDYSVSSGGDPFRSGAQSPNFEKDAGFNSPPVQPSRDVSSLKANFKRDVDGIPHPKRTTSLGSMGSFDSNSVSLKSCNSGGLADVSEHDQAAGAPLDKISTFPQSHGPVNYGGLDLFEAPVVTETVPSTAPPIDLFQLPETSAASVNMSEISQASSVPSTNTYQPAQTSSPSSLNFFQITEQPSTAILNRNPQELSIPKNEGWATFDTPSSGASIPGTESLSHATVPANEGSSVKSDQFPSSNTSMQWPAFQNSGANGPSPSSDPWSGNLHIVQAPAVATSAQVVSAASDPWPGNLHNGEAPAIATNMQSWNAFDDFTSHLPSEGFKPNSEPHVDAYMPSPTPDQYLAIVSQHETNDDGNPRVASHDGPPNMTVPSQADMGPSYNPSMFPLMGQMRTHATEHKSTNPFDFPCDSDLEQNNMFLDMSSLQAALPNSELPSPFLGGATQSWFPQNPVSPFVQAAAQGGLAYMSGQSPSAQLANIPTQEPVASVGGNPFA, from the exons ATGGGAAgtagaaaagaagaagagaggaaTGAGAAGATAATCAGAGGGCTCATGAAGTTGCCACCAAATCGACGCTGTATTAACTGCAACAGCTTG gGTCCTCAATATGTTTGTACCAACTTCTGGACTTTTGTTTGCATGACTTGCAGCGGAATACA TCGTGAGTTTACTCATCGTGTGAAGTCTGTATCCATGTCTAAGTTTACCTCCCAAGAAGTTGAAGCACTTCAAAATGGTGGTAATCAG CGTGCAAGGGAAATATATCTGAAGGATTGGGACTTCCAAAGGCAAAGATTGCCTGATAATAG CAATGTTAACAAGGTCCGAGATTTCATCAAGAATGTATATGTTGATAGAAGATATGCTGGAGGAAAGACCCCTGACAAGCCTCCAAAAGATACACAG GGCCTAGGCAGTCATTTAGACGAGTCAAGACGTGCCAGTTCTTATCATTCTTATTCTCAGAGTCCACCTTATGACTATCAATATGAAGACCGGCGTTACGGAAAACTTGGTGCTGTGCTTACTAGGAAACCAGGTTCAGATCGAGGCCACTACGTTGGGAAGATCTCTAGTCTTGTCCACAGTCCTGGTCGCATGAGTGAACAAATGTTTGAGGACAGGTTTGCAAATGAAGGCTCATGTTCTAGGATTTCTGACTACTCTGTGTCTAGTGGAGGTGATCCCTTCAGATCTGGTGCACAGTCTCCCAACTTTGAGAAGGATGCTGGATTCAACAGCCCACCTGTTCAGCCTTCAAGGGATGTGTCATCTTTGAAGGCAAACTTCAAGAGAGATGTAGATGGGATTCCACATCCAAAG AGAACCACATCCTTGGGAAGCATGGGATCATTTGATAGCAACTCCGTGTCTCTTAAGTCATGTAATTCAGGTGGCTTAGCTGATGTCTCTGAGCATGACCAAGCTGCTGGAGCTCCCCTGGACAAAATTTCTACTTTCCCACAATCTCATGGTCCTGTGAATTATGGTGGCTTGGACCTTTTTGAGGCTCCAGTTGTAACAGAAACAGTTCCCTCTACTGCACCACCAATTGATTTGTTTCAGCTACCAGAAACATCAGCAGCTTCTGTAAATATGTCTGAAATATCCCAAGCATCTTCAGTTCCATCTACTAATACATATCAACCTGCCCAAACTTCTTCGCCTTCATCTTTGAACTTTTTTCAGATTACTGAGCAGCCATCCACTGCAATCCTGAATAGAAACCCGCAGGAGTTATCTATCCCTAAAAATGAAGGATGGGCAACATTTGATACTCCTTCGTCTGGAGCATCAATTCCAGGAACTGAAAGTCTTTCTCATGCTACGGTGCCTGCTAATGAAGGTTCTTCGGTGAAATCTGACCAATTTCCATCCTCCAATACAAGTATGCAGTGGCCAGCATTTCAAAATTCTGGTGCTAACGGACCATCTCCATCATCTGATCCATGGTCTGGTAATTTGCACATTGTTCAGGCTCCTGCTGTTGCAACTAGCGCGCAGGTAGTATCTGCAGCATCTGATCCATGGCCTGGAAATTTGCACAATGGTGAAGCCCCTGCAATTGCAACAAACATGCAG TCATGGAATGCTTTTGATGATTTCACCAGCCATCTTCCCTCGGAGGGTTTTAAGCCAAATAGTGAACCCCATGTAGATGCGTACATGCCTTCACCAACTCCAGATCAGTATTTGGCAATAGTTTCCCAG CATGAGACTAATGATGATGGAAATCCGAGAGTTGCCTCCCATGATGGACCCCCCAACATGACGGTACCATCTCAGGCTGACATGGGCCCATCTTATAACCCATCAATGTTTCCTCTAATG GGACAGATGCGGACACATGCAACTGAACATAAGTCAACAAATCCATTTGATTTTCCTTGTGATTCTGATTTGGAGCAGAATAATATG TTCTTGGACATGAGCTCTCTGCAAGCTGCACTTCCAAATTCAGAGTTGCCATCCCCCTTCCTTGGTGGTGCAACTCAATCATGGTTTCCTCAAAATCCAGTGAGTCCTTTTGTCCAGGCAGCAGCCCAAG GTGGCTTAGCGTACATGTCAGGACAATCACCATCAGCACAATTAGC GAATATTCCTACACAAGAACCTGTTGCTTCAGTTGGAGGAAATCCTTTCGCATAA
- the LOC102608828 gene encoding uncharacterized protein LOC102608828 isoform X2, whose translation MATVIKTPPFHASSLPATRAAPISLKSPKPICISFRQRLISTSRLYHRSNSLRFVSVQSLRFVKFSPLASTGETETQEEIQEPQIEESSDGAVGIEDGTSDDDSSGATSDDTSDAEEAPTSFIMETLQSYKEALASNDDTKAAEIEALLKSFEDEKIDLERKVVNLSEELSAERARILRISADFDNFRKRTEKERLSLVTNAQGEVMERLLQVLDNFERAKTQIKVQTEGEEKINNSYQSIYKQLVEILGSLGVVPVETVGNPFDPLVKPRVGLKISRVLDEFSQILNQVCSGFVKTWTRF comes from the exons ATGGCCACTGTCATAAAAACGCCGCCGTTTCACGCATCTTCTCTTCCCGCCACACGTGCAGCCCCCATTTCCTTAAAATCTCCGAAACCCATCTGTATTTCCTTCAGACAACGTCTAATAAGCACCAGCAGACTTTATCATCGGTCAAATTCTCTCCGGTTCGTAAGTGTTCAGTCTCTCCGGTTCGTAAAGTTCTCTCCTTTAGCTTCAACTGGAGAAACTGAAACCCAAGAGGAAATTCAGGAACCCCAAATTGAG GAATCTTCCGATGGTGCTGTTGGCATTGAAGATGGCACTAGTGACGATGATAGCTCTGGAGCTACTAGTGATGACACCTCAGATGCTGAGGAAGCACCTACTTCATTCATTATGGAAACACTCCAATCATACAAAGAAGCTTTGGCCAGTAATGACGATACCAAAGCTGCTGAAATAGaggctttattaaaatcctTTGAAGATGAGAAAATTGATCTTGAGAGGAAAGTTGTTAACTTGTCTGAAGAATTGTCAGCTGAGAGGGCTCGTATTCTTAGGATCAGTGCTGACTTTGACAATTTTCGTAAGAGAACGGAGAAGGAACGCCTTTCACTGGTAACAAATGCTCAAGGAGAAGTCATGGAGAGATTGTTGCAAGTTTTGGATAATTTTGAGAGAGctaaaactcaaattaaggTGCAGACCGAGGGAGAggagaaaataaacaacagCTATCAGAGCATATATAAGCAATTAGTGGAAATCCTAGGATCACTTGGTGTTGTTCCTGTGGAGACGGTTGGGAATCCTTTTGATCCATTG GTGAAACCCCGAGTTGGCTTGAAAATCAGTCGAGTACTTGATGAATTTTCTCAAATACTTAATCAAGTATGTTCAGGTTTTGTGAAGACCTGGACACGTTTTTGA
- the LOC102608828 gene encoding uncharacterized protein LOC102608828 isoform X1, whose product MATVIKTPPFHASSLPATRAAPISLKSPKPICISFRQRLISTSRLYHRSNSLRFVSVQSLRFVKFSPLASTGETETQEEIQEPQIEESSDGAVGIEDGTSDDDSSGATSDDTSDAEEAPTSFIMETLQSYKEALASNDDTKAAEIEALLKSFEDEKIDLERKVVNLSEELSAERARILRISADFDNFRKRTEKERLSLVTNAQGEVMERLLQVLDNFERAKTQIKVQTEGEEKINNSYQSIYKQLVEILGSLGVVPVETVGNPFDPLLHEAIMREDSTEFDEGVIIEEFRKGFKLGDRLLRPSMVKVSAGPGPAKPKEEQPSEGEAAVVETADSSTEEVEAESS is encoded by the exons ATGGCCACTGTCATAAAAACGCCGCCGTTTCACGCATCTTCTCTTCCCGCCACACGTGCAGCCCCCATTTCCTTAAAATCTCCGAAACCCATCTGTATTTCCTTCAGACAACGTCTAATAAGCACCAGCAGACTTTATCATCGGTCAAATTCTCTCCGGTTCGTAAGTGTTCAGTCTCTCCGGTTCGTAAAGTTCTCTCCTTTAGCTTCAACTGGAGAAACTGAAACCCAAGAGGAAATTCAGGAACCCCAAATTGAG GAATCTTCCGATGGTGCTGTTGGCATTGAAGATGGCACTAGTGACGATGATAGCTCTGGAGCTACTAGTGATGACACCTCAGATGCTGAGGAAGCACCTACTTCATTCATTATGGAAACACTCCAATCATACAAAGAAGCTTTGGCCAGTAATGACGATACCAAAGCTGCTGAAATAGaggctttattaaaatcctTTGAAGATGAGAAAATTGATCTTGAGAGGAAAGTTGTTAACTTGTCTGAAGAATTGTCAGCTGAGAGGGCTCGTATTCTTAGGATCAGTGCTGACTTTGACAATTTTCGTAAGAGAACGGAGAAGGAACGCCTTTCACTGGTAACAAATGCTCAAGGAGAAGTCATGGAGAGATTGTTGCAAGTTTTGGATAATTTTGAGAGAGctaaaactcaaattaaggTGCAGACCGAGGGAGAggagaaaataaacaacagCTATCAGAGCATATATAAGCAATTAGTGGAAATCCTAGGATCACTTGGTGTTGTTCCTGTGGAGACGGTTGGGAATCCTTTTGATCCATTG CTTCACGAAGCAATTATGCGCGAGGATTCCACAGAATTTGATGAAGGTGTGATTATTGAAGAATTCCGCAAGGGGTTCAAACTTGGCGATAGGCTCCTACGTCCATCGATGGTAAAGGTATCGGCTGGTCCAGGGCCTGCGAAACCGAAAGAAGAACAACCATCAGAAGGAGAGGCAGCTGTAGTTGAAACCGCAGATAGCAGCACAGAAGAAGTTGAAGCGGAGTCCTCTTGA
- the LOC102609313 gene encoding probable ADP-ribosylation factor GTPase-activating protein AGD14 isoform X2 has translation MGSRKEEERNEKIIRGLMKLPPNRRCINCNSLGPQYVCTNFWTFVCMTCSGIHREFTHRVKSVSMSKFTSQEVEALQNGGNQRAREIYLKDWDFQRQRLPDNSNVNKVRDFIKNVYVDRRYAGGKTPDKPPKDTQGLGSHLDESRRASSYHSYSQSPPYDYQYEDRRYGKLGAVLTRKPGSDRGHYVGKISSLVHSPGRMSEQMFEDRFANEGSCSRISDYSVSSGGDPFRSGAQSPNFEKDAGFNSPPVQPSRDVSSLKANFKRDVDGIPHPKRTTSLGSMGSFDSNSVSLKSCNSGGLADVSEHDQAAGAPLDKISTFPQSHGPVNYGGLDLFEAPVVTETVPSTAPPIDLFQLPETSAASVNMSEISQASSVPSTNTYQPAQTSSPSSLNFFQITEQPSTAILNRNPQELSIPKNEGWATFDTPSSGASIPGTESLSHATVPANEGSSVKSDQFPSSNTSMQWPAFQNSGANGPSPSSDPWSGNLHIVQAPAVATSAQVVSAASDPWPGNLHNGEAPAIATNMQSWNAFDDFTSHLPSEGFKPNSEPHVDAYMPSPTPDQYLAIVSQETNDDGNPRVASHDGPPNMTVPSQADMGPSYNPSMFPLMGQMRTHATEHKSTNPFDFPCDSDLEQNNMFLDMSSLQAALPNSELPSPFLGGATQSWFPQNPVSPFVQAAAQGGLAYMSGQSPSAQLANIPTQEPVASVGGNPFA, from the exons ATGGGAAgtagaaaagaagaagagaggaaTGAGAAGATAATCAGAGGGCTCATGAAGTTGCCACCAAATCGACGCTGTATTAACTGCAACAGCTTG gGTCCTCAATATGTTTGTACCAACTTCTGGACTTTTGTTTGCATGACTTGCAGCGGAATACA TCGTGAGTTTACTCATCGTGTGAAGTCTGTATCCATGTCTAAGTTTACCTCCCAAGAAGTTGAAGCACTTCAAAATGGTGGTAATCAG CGTGCAAGGGAAATATATCTGAAGGATTGGGACTTCCAAAGGCAAAGATTGCCTGATAATAG CAATGTTAACAAGGTCCGAGATTTCATCAAGAATGTATATGTTGATAGAAGATATGCTGGAGGAAAGACCCCTGACAAGCCTCCAAAAGATACACAG GGCCTAGGCAGTCATTTAGACGAGTCAAGACGTGCCAGTTCTTATCATTCTTATTCTCAGAGTCCACCTTATGACTATCAATATGAAGACCGGCGTTACGGAAAACTTGGTGCTGTGCTTACTAGGAAACCAGGTTCAGATCGAGGCCACTACGTTGGGAAGATCTCTAGTCTTGTCCACAGTCCTGGTCGCATGAGTGAACAAATGTTTGAGGACAGGTTTGCAAATGAAGGCTCATGTTCTAGGATTTCTGACTACTCTGTGTCTAGTGGAGGTGATCCCTTCAGATCTGGTGCACAGTCTCCCAACTTTGAGAAGGATGCTGGATTCAACAGCCCACCTGTTCAGCCTTCAAGGGATGTGTCATCTTTGAAGGCAAACTTCAAGAGAGATGTAGATGGGATTCCACATCCAAAG AGAACCACATCCTTGGGAAGCATGGGATCATTTGATAGCAACTCCGTGTCTCTTAAGTCATGTAATTCAGGTGGCTTAGCTGATGTCTCTGAGCATGACCAAGCTGCTGGAGCTCCCCTGGACAAAATTTCTACTTTCCCACAATCTCATGGTCCTGTGAATTATGGTGGCTTGGACCTTTTTGAGGCTCCAGTTGTAACAGAAACAGTTCCCTCTACTGCACCACCAATTGATTTGTTTCAGCTACCAGAAACATCAGCAGCTTCTGTAAATATGTCTGAAATATCCCAAGCATCTTCAGTTCCATCTACTAATACATATCAACCTGCCCAAACTTCTTCGCCTTCATCTTTGAACTTTTTTCAGATTACTGAGCAGCCATCCACTGCAATCCTGAATAGAAACCCGCAGGAGTTATCTATCCCTAAAAATGAAGGATGGGCAACATTTGATACTCCTTCGTCTGGAGCATCAATTCCAGGAACTGAAAGTCTTTCTCATGCTACGGTGCCTGCTAATGAAGGTTCTTCGGTGAAATCTGACCAATTTCCATCCTCCAATACAAGTATGCAGTGGCCAGCATTTCAAAATTCTGGTGCTAACGGACCATCTCCATCATCTGATCCATGGTCTGGTAATTTGCACATTGTTCAGGCTCCTGCTGTTGCAACTAGCGCGCAGGTAGTATCTGCAGCATCTGATCCATGGCCTGGAAATTTGCACAATGGTGAAGCCCCTGCAATTGCAACAAACATGCAG TCATGGAATGCTTTTGATGATTTCACCAGCCATCTTCCCTCGGAGGGTTTTAAGCCAAATAGTGAACCCCATGTAGATGCGTACATGCCTTCACCAACTCCAGATCAGTATTTGGCAATAGTTTCCCAGG AGACTAATGATGATGGAAATCCGAGAGTTGCCTCCCATGATGGACCCCCCAACATGACGGTACCATCTCAGGCTGACATGGGCCCATCTTATAACCCATCAATGTTTCCTCTAATG GGACAGATGCGGACACATGCAACTGAACATAAGTCAACAAATCCATTTGATTTTCCTTGTGATTCTGATTTGGAGCAGAATAATATG TTCTTGGACATGAGCTCTCTGCAAGCTGCACTTCCAAATTCAGAGTTGCCATCCCCCTTCCTTGGTGGTGCAACTCAATCATGGTTTCCTCAAAATCCAGTGAGTCCTTTTGTCCAGGCAGCAGCCCAAG GTGGCTTAGCGTACATGTCAGGACAATCACCATCAGCACAATTAGC GAATATTCCTACACAAGAACCTGTTGCTTCAGTTGGAGGAAATCCTTTCGCATAA